A genomic segment from Thermodesulfovibrionales bacterium encodes:
- a CDS encoding response regulator yields MPNILVVDDSPTMRQLISFAMKRIPNTKVIEATDGVDALKKLSSEKVDLILADINMPVMDGLKLVSLVRSNAVYRDIPIIIITTEGAREDRERAMAIGASAYIAKPIQTQELIKMVNGFISS; encoded by the coding sequence ATGCCAAACATTCTTGTTGTTGATGATTCACCGACGATGAGACAGTTGATAAGCTTTGCGATGAAGAGGATACCGAATACCAAGGTCATTGAGGCAACGGACGGCGTCGATGCCCTGAAGAAGCTTTCGTCGGAAAAGGTGGATCTTATTCTTGCAGACATAAACATGCCGGTGATGGACGGCCTTAAACTTGTCAGCCTCGTAAGGAGCAACGCTGTCTACAGAGACATTCCGATCATCATTATTACGACAGAAGGGGCACGAGAAGATCGTGAAAGGGCCATGGCCATCGGGGCCAGTGCCTATATTGCAAAGCCGATCCAGACGCAGGAGCTCATCAAGATGGTGAACGGGTTCATCAGCTCCTAA